Proteins encoded within one genomic window of Prochlorococcus marinus str. MIT 9515:
- a CDS encoding ABC-F family ATP-binding cassette domain-containing protein — protein sequence MIRFDNVSKIYSTDTVLKNINWEIKRGEKIGLVGSNGAGKSTQFKILIGEVDQTSGVVLKEGSPKISHLKQELDCNLSRTVREELESSFKDIQLVSNKLLEIENEMKLLESRKDTAKLNHLVHQLSKYQEKFEVLGGYQMQAEVEKILPKLGFSQEDADKLVGNFSGGWQMKVALGKIILQKPDLLLLDEPTNHLDLDTIFWLEEYLISLKIAIILISHDRYFLDKLCKKIIFIERGISETYNGNYSFFVEQKSLNEESQNKAFALQQKEIATQRKYIERFRASATRSTQAKSREKQLKKITKIDAPISRLKTPSFSFPECPRSGKSVLQIKNLSHSFEDKILLFDVNLKVSAGEKIAILGPNGCGKSTLLKLIMKKIEPEIGEVNLGKHNIITSYYEQNQAEALAIEKQVIDLIYSKAPDWTQQKVRTFLGSFGFHNNAVFKYVQQLSGGEKARLALALMIMNPSNFLLLDEPTNHLDLQSKENLELAINNYKGTVFVISHDRYFISRVANRIIEIKESKLLSFNGNYEYFLEKKRIKK from the coding sequence GTGATTAGATTTGATAACGTAAGCAAAATTTATTCTACCGATACTGTTCTCAAAAATATCAATTGGGAGATTAAGAGGGGAGAAAAGATAGGCTTAGTTGGTTCTAATGGGGCAGGCAAATCGACCCAATTTAAAATCTTAATTGGAGAGGTAGATCAAACCAGTGGAGTAGTTCTTAAAGAAGGCAGTCCAAAAATTTCTCACTTAAAACAGGAATTGGATTGTAATTTAAGTCGAACAGTTAGAGAGGAATTAGAAAGTTCTTTTAAAGATATTCAATTAGTTTCAAATAAACTTCTAGAAATTGAAAATGAAATGAAACTTTTAGAGTCTAGAAAAGACACTGCAAAACTTAATCATCTTGTACATCAACTATCAAAATATCAAGAAAAATTTGAAGTTTTAGGTGGCTATCAAATGCAAGCAGAAGTGGAGAAGATACTACCAAAACTAGGATTTTCTCAGGAAGATGCAGATAAATTAGTAGGTAATTTTTCAGGTGGTTGGCAAATGAAAGTAGCTCTTGGCAAAATTATTTTGCAAAAACCTGATTTGCTTTTACTCGATGAGCCAACTAATCATTTAGATTTGGATACAATTTTTTGGCTAGAGGAATATTTGATATCTCTGAAAATAGCAATAATATTAATTAGTCATGACAGATATTTCCTAGATAAATTATGTAAGAAGATTATTTTTATAGAAAGAGGTATTTCTGAAACATACAATGGTAATTATTCTTTTTTTGTTGAGCAAAAGTCTTTAAATGAAGAATCTCAAAACAAAGCTTTTGCGTTGCAGCAAAAAGAGATTGCAACACAAAGAAAGTATATTGAAAGATTTCGCGCTAGTGCTACAAGGAGTACTCAAGCTAAAAGTAGGGAGAAGCAATTAAAAAAGATTACAAAAATTGATGCGCCTATTTCAAGATTAAAAACTCCTTCTTTTAGTTTTCCTGAGTGTCCTCGTTCCGGTAAATCAGTTCTCCAAATTAAGAATTTATCTCATAGCTTTGAGGATAAAATACTACTTTTTGATGTTAATCTAAAGGTTTCTGCGGGAGAAAAAATAGCAATTTTAGGCCCTAATGGATGTGGTAAATCTACTTTGCTTAAGTTGATTATGAAAAAAATAGAACCTGAGATTGGAGAAGTTAATCTAGGTAAACACAATATAATTACAAGTTACTATGAGCAAAATCAGGCTGAAGCCCTTGCTATTGAAAAACAAGTTATTGATTTAATATATTCAAAAGCACCAGATTGGACTCAACAAAAAGTAAGAACATTCTTAGGAAGTTTTGGTTTTCATAATAACGCGGTTTTTAAATATGTTCAACAACTTAGTGGTGGCGAAAAAGCCAGATTAGCATTGGCTTTGATGATTATGAATCCAAGTAATTTTTTACTTCTTGATGAACCTACAAATCATTTAGATTTACAATCTAAAGAAAATCTAGAACTTGCAATTAATAATTATAAAGGTACAGTATTTGTGATTTCTCATGATAGATATTTTATTTCCAGAGTTGCAAATAGAATTATTGAAATTAAAGAATCTAAATTATTATCTTTTAACGGTAATTATGAATATTTTTTAGAGAAAAAAAGGATTAAAAAATAG
- a CDS encoding ribbon-helix-helix domain-containing protein, producing the protein MATRQNSTNGRPKSPRIQVVLPESICEKLTTLAESESRTVSNMAKVLIQEGIKNYFEKEAQSLISDTKINTDNFRDTLERHSIKRLKGAPQRIRYSKNQTQND; encoded by the coding sequence ATGGCAACCCGCCAAAACTCTACTAACGGGAGGCCAAAATCTCCTAGGATACAAGTGGTTCTTCCAGAATCGATTTGTGAAAAGCTAACTACTTTAGCTGAGAGTGAATCAAGAACTGTAAGTAATATGGCAAAAGTGTTGATTCAGGAAGGTATAAAAAATTATTTTGAGAAAGAAGCTCAATCTCTGATATCAGATACGAAAATAAATACCGATAACTTTAGAGATACATTAGAAAGACACAGTATTAAAAGATTAAAAGGAGCTCCCCAAAGGATTAGATATTCAAAAAACCAGACCCAAAATGATTAA
- a CDS encoding potassium channel family protein, giving the protein MADWWQWSPHKEEEALTFAVVGVGRFGTAVCRELISNGADVLAADSSEKAIDDLRQLEPSIEARVIDCTDEESMKESGILEMNTVVVGISEPIEASITTTLIAKDSDGTKVKRVIARATSDLHEKMLKRVGADKVVFPSRMQGERLGLELVRPNLIERLELDNQTGIDEITVPEEFIGRSLRDLNLRKNYLVNVLAAGPQEQLTVNPPAKYILERGNILVVMGKTVDLQKLPQN; this is encoded by the coding sequence ATGGCTGATTGGTGGCAATGGTCTCCACACAAAGAAGAGGAAGCTTTAACTTTTGCAGTTGTAGGAGTTGGCCGATTTGGTACGGCTGTTTGTAGAGAACTGATTAGTAATGGCGCAGATGTATTAGCTGCAGATTCTTCTGAGAAGGCTATTGATGATTTAAGACAATTAGAACCTTCTATTGAGGCAAGAGTTATAGATTGTACTGATGAAGAGTCAATGAAGGAATCTGGTATTTTAGAGATGAATACAGTTGTGGTTGGCATTAGTGAGCCTATAGAAGCAAGTATTACTACTACTCTTATTGCTAAGGATAGTGATGGAACAAAAGTAAAAAGAGTAATTGCAAGAGCTACGAGTGATTTACATGAAAAGATGTTGAAAAGAGTAGGAGCGGATAAAGTTGTTTTCCCTTCTAGAATGCAAGGGGAAAGATTAGGCTTAGAACTTGTCAGACCCAATTTGATTGAAAGATTAGAATTGGATAATCAAACTGGTATAGATGAAATTACTGTTCCAGAGGAATTTATTGGTAGATCTTTAAGAGATTTAAATTTAAGAAAAAATTATTTAGTTAACGTTCTTGCTGCTGGTCCTCAAGAGCAATTAACAGTAAATCCTCCTGCCAAATATATTCTTGAGAGAGGAAATATTTTGGTGGTTATGGGAAAAACGGTAGATTTACAGAAATTACCTCAAAATTAA
- a CDS encoding TrkH family potassium uptake protein, producing the protein MNINKTVYKFKEVYRKLSVPQFTIVTGLIIVFFGTLILSSPLCSSSDVGLWEAFFTSTSAITVTGLTIIDIGVDLNIFGQIFLAFMLLSGGLGLMAITTFLQGFVVKGTQLRTRLDKGKTLDEFGVGGIGRTFQSIAITATTIISFGAIILYFFGFLEIQNNWERLWSAIFHSISAYNNAGFSLRSNSLQEYRSNFVVNIVFIFLIVMGGLGWRVIDDLWRNRKNLSYKKLNLHSKLVIRTSFSLIFFGSLGFFITETLLNSQFFSDLNFFEKILSSIFETVSARTAGFTNFPISLNSISDTGLLLLMTLMFIGASPGGTGGGIKTTTFIALMAATRSTLRGQKDVIISNRLISDKVILKAVGITVASLLFVLLMAMLLSTTNTFIKKESFTFLEILFTCISAFATVGFDIGLTAKLNHFGQFILIIGMFVGRLGILLLLSALWQALYKSRIEKQKRIGFPKADLYV; encoded by the coding sequence GTGAATATAAATAAAACTGTTTATAAATTCAAGGAAGTATATAGAAAGTTATCTGTACCTCAATTCACAATTGTCACAGGATTAATTATTGTTTTTTTTGGGACCTTAATTTTAAGTTCTCCATTATGTTCTTCATCAGATGTGGGCTTGTGGGAAGCATTCTTTACATCTACTTCTGCCATAACTGTTACAGGTTTAACTATTATTGATATAGGGGTTGATTTAAATATTTTTGGGCAGATATTCTTGGCGTTTATGCTTTTATCAGGTGGTTTAGGTTTAATGGCTATTACTACTTTCTTACAAGGATTTGTTGTCAAAGGAACTCAGCTTAGAACCAGATTAGACAAAGGTAAGACTCTAGATGAATTTGGGGTAGGTGGTATTGGAAGGACTTTTCAAAGTATTGCTATAACTGCTACGACTATTATTTCTTTTGGGGCAATTATTTTATATTTCTTTGGATTTTTAGAAATTCAAAATAATTGGGAAAGACTTTGGTCCGCAATTTTTCACAGTATTTCTGCTTATAACAATGCAGGTTTTTCTTTAAGGTCTAATAGTCTCCAAGAGTATAGATCTAATTTTGTTGTCAATATTGTATTTATCTTTTTAATTGTTATGGGAGGACTAGGTTGGAGAGTAATTGATGATCTGTGGAGGAATAGAAAAAATCTTTCATATAAGAAATTGAATCTTCATTCTAAATTAGTTATAAGGACAAGTTTTTCCTTAATATTTTTTGGATCATTAGGTTTTTTTATTACAGAGACATTATTGAATAGTCAATTTTTTAGTGACTTAAACTTCTTTGAGAAAATTTTATCCTCTATTTTTGAAACTGTTAGTGCAAGAACTGCTGGATTTACAAATTTTCCAATATCTTTAAATTCAATCTCAGATACTGGTCTTTTGTTATTAATGACTTTGATGTTTATTGGAGCAAGTCCTGGTGGTACTGGTGGAGGAATAAAAACTACAACTTTTATTGCTTTAATGGCAGCAACTAGATCAACATTAAGAGGACAAAAAGATGTAATTATAAGTAACAGATTAATTTCAGATAAAGTTATTTTGAAAGCAGTTGGAATAACTGTTGCTTCATTACTTTTTGTTCTTTTGATGGCGATGTTATTAAGTACTACGAATACTTTTATTAAAAAAGAATCATTTACGTTTCTAGAAATTCTTTTCACTTGTATTTCGGCATTTGCAACAGTAGGTTTTGATATCGGTTTGACAGCTAAATTAAATCATTTTGGTCAATTTATTCTAATAATTGGTATGTTCGTAGGAAGACTTGGGATTCTATTGCTTTTAAGTGCACTTTGGCAGGCACTATATAAGAGTAGAATAGAAAAACAAAAAAGAATTGGCTTTCCGAAAGCTGATCTTTATGTATAG